The following coding sequences lie in one Sorghum bicolor cultivar BTx623 chromosome 6, Sorghum_bicolor_NCBIv3, whole genome shotgun sequence genomic window:
- the LOC8082544 gene encoding auxin-responsive protein SAUR36 — translation MATPSLPIPQPRLQLKAAKQKPEPPRSKEARHRLLELQVSRMCKVVITIPSLVRLRRTLRRWRSRAAEAASSSSSSLASVPAGHVAVSVQGTAPSSGPRRFVVRVAHLSHPAFLELLRQAEEEYGFPAAPGPIALPCDEDHFLDVLHRVSSSSSCCCGPVAARRGRGDARPLLQGMAVEKLVW, via the coding sequence ATGGCCACCCCATCCCTCCCAATTCCACAGCCTCGACTGCAACTGAAAGCAGCAAAGCAAAAGCCTGAGCCTCCACGCAGCAAAGAAGCAAGGCACCGCCTGCTCGAGCTCCAAGTCTCAAGAATGTGCAAGGTGGTGATCACGATCCCGTCGCTCGTCAGGCTGCGCCGCACGCTGCGGCGGTGGCGGTCCCGCGCCGCGGAGGCCGcttcatcctcctcctcctccttggcGTCGGTGCCGGCGGGGCACGTCGCCGTGTCCGTGCAAGGGACGGCACCGTCTTCTGGGCCGAGGCGGTTCGTGGTGCGGGTGGCGCACCTCAGCCACCCGGCGTTCCTGGAGCTGCTGCGGCAGGCGGAGGAGGAGTACGGCTTCCCGGCCGCACCGGGCCCCATCGCGCTCCCCTGCGACGAGGACCACTTCCTCGACGTCCTCCACCGCgtgtcctcctcttcctcctgctGCTGTGGCCCGGTGGCCGCCCGGCGCGGGCGCGGCGACGCGCGGCCGCTGCTCCAAGGCATGGCCGTCGAGAAGCTCGTCTGGTGA
- the LOC110436366 gene encoding serine/threonine-protein kinase HT1, with the protein MEGLSIDPKWLIDPKLLFVGPRIGEGAHAKVYEGKYKNQSVAIKIVHKGDTPEEMTKREGRFLREVTMLSSVQHKNLVKFIGACLEPVMVVVTELLVGGSLRKYLVSLRPRSLETHVAVGFALDIARAMECLHAHGIIHRDLKPENLLLTADQRTVKLVDLGLAREETLTEMMTAETGTYRWMAPELYSTVTLRQGEKKHYNHKVDVYSFAIVLWELLHNKLPFEGMSNLQAAYAAAFKNIRPSADNLPEELSEILTSCWKEDPNNRPNFTQIVQMLLHYLSTLSPQETLAPHRTFSSENTILPPESPGTSSLMASRGDLGETPKGKMEDKPRGFFFCFSECY; encoded by the exons ATGGAAGGTCTCTCCATCGATCCCAAGTGGCTTATTGACCCGAAGCTTCTCTTTGTTGGGCCACGCATCGGCGAGGGCGCTCATGCAAAGGTCTACGAGGGAAA GTATAAGAACCAAAGTGTTGCTATCAAGATTGTGCACAAAGGGGACACCCCTGAGGAGATGACCAAGAGGGAGGGGAGATTCTTGAGAGAGGTGACCATGCTGTCGAGCGTGCAGCACAAGAACCTCGTCAAG TTTATAGGGGCTTGCCTAGAACCTGTCATGGTGGTGGTGACAGAGCTACTAGTGGGGGGCTCGTTGCGCAAGTATTTGGTCAGTCTCCGACCTAGGAGCCTTGAGACTCATGTAGCAGTGGGGTTTGCATTGGACATTGCCCGAGCTATGGAATGCTTGCATGCACATGGGATCATTCATCGTGATCTTAAGCCTG AGAATTTGTTGCTGACTGCAGACCAGAGAACAGTAAAACTTGTTGATCTTGGTTTGGCTAGGGAAGAAACATTAACAGAGATGATGACTGCTGAGACAGGAACATACCGCTGGATGGCtccagag TTGTATAGCACAGTAACATTGAGGCAAGGAGAAAAGAAGCATTACAACCACAAAGTAGATGTCTATAGCTTTGcaattgtgttgtgggaactcCTTCACAATAAGCTGCCCTTTGAGGGAATGTCTAATCTTCAAGCTGCGTACGCTGCTGCTTTCAAG AATATCAGACCAAGTGCTGATAACTTGCCCGAGGAGTTGTCAGAAATCCTAACATCCTGCTGGAAGGAAGACCCAAACAACAGACCAAACTTCACACAGATAGTCCAAATGCTCCTACATTACCTATCCACCCTTTCGCCACAAGAAACCTTGGCCCCTCACCGCACATTCAGTTCGGAGAACACAATCCTTCCTccagaatctcctgggacgagCTCACTAATGGCTTCTCGGGGTGACCTCGGTGAGACACCGAAGGGCAAGATGGAAGACAAGCCAAGGGGCTTCTTTTTCTGCTTCAGTGAGTGCTATTAG
- the LOC110436332 gene encoding large proline-rich protein bag6-A: MATSDVQMQHCAEDSETTIEIKIKTLDSQTYNLRVNKCVPVPLLKEKIATVTGILSEQQRLICRGRVLKDDELLSAYHVEDGHTLHLVVRHPGQSATSGNAATEANTSNSGRRRGPTVARSVVLEAVNVDPGSSELPAFVAQILQSVLGTINAQSSGTPASSDTRPSDPAQSSIPNTVRVELDQQQAPLLFQSEPAHESSQPNVIPDALTTMSQYIDFMRDSFRREGFNLNGQTEDNVENRTAGSTTSVGGTQNQESQPESAALGLHNASLLAENMHSTRQIVVEQAGALLSQLSAQLGDLENVTDPATRRDIQNSAVRVGSLLQNLGSLLLELGRTTMLLRINPSSSEAVVNSGPALYISPSGPNPLMVQPVPFPGRSVQMGTLFSSLGSQGSVLHPRDVDIHVRTSGSVPGANPSESAGAQAHQNVNRPGDASHANIGEAFSGVAGVTPFSVESGVRLLPLRTVVAMPAGISRAPSGSSSGGVGIIYPFLTRVRQRANTNGNDERNGQSQNEPARSSTHPNQQSIPQTSQTHEAGNLGSPVDVNVGDGSETSPGNGLVTLSQIMDFLGSMLPGENVRGNTSSQQSPLASTEQGEGRNLATPQVSGASEEALRFASMVRQIMPFISQVETQNLNAPPDSSSTPAQAASGSSDRARDVPDDSSSRQHNRDQIDEPNSKRQRTSD, from the exons ATGGCTACTTCAGATGTACAAATGCAACATTGTGCTGAAGATTCCGAGACTACAATCGAGATCAAAATCAAGACCTTGGATTCTCAGACATACAATTTGCGTGTGAATAAATGT GTACCAGTTCCTCTGTTGAAAGAGAAAATTGCTACTGTAACTGGAATATTGTCTGAACAGCAACGCTTGATTTGTCGTGGGAGAGTCTTGAAGGATGATGAACTCTTATCTGCTTATC ATGTCGAAGATGGTCATACATTACATCTTGTTGTTAGACATCCAGGCCAGTCAGCTACATCTGGAAATGCAGCAACTGAAG CGAACACATCAAATTCTGGCCGTCGTCGTGGACCTACAGTGGCAAGAAGTGTAGTACTTGAGGCTGTTAATGTGGATCCTGGGAGCAGTGAACTCCCAGCTTTTGTTGCGCAG ATTCTCCAAAGTGTGCTTGGAACAATCAATGCACAATCTTCG GGTACACCAGCATCTTCTGACACCAGACCTTCAGATCCTGCACAATCTTCCATCCCAAATACTGTAAGAGTTGAACTCGACCAGCAACAAGctcctctgcttttccagtctGAACCAGCACATGAGTCATCACAACCAAAT GTCATCCCTGATGCTTTGACAACTATGTCTCAGTACATTGATTTTATGAGAGACTCATTTAGGAGGGAGGGCTTTAATCTTAATG GACAAACAGAGGATAATGTGGAAAACAGAACTGCAGGAAGTACTACTAGTGTTGGTGGCACTCAAAATCAGGAAAGCCAGCCTGAATCAGCTGCGCTTGGGCTTCATAATGCATCATTGCTAGCTGAAAATATGCACTCTACTAGGCAAATTGTTGTTGAACAGGCTGGTGCATTGCTGTCT CAACTCTCAGCTCAGCTGGGAGATCTAGAGAATGTAACTGATCCAGCAACACGAAGGGACATTCAAAATAGTGCAGTTCGCGTGGGTTCTCTACTTCAGAACCTTGGTTCTTTGCTTCTGGAACTTGGCCGCACCACAATGCTACTGCGGATAAATCCGTCATCT TCAGAAGCGGTTGTAAACTCTGGACCAGCTCTTTATATATCTCCATCAGGGCCAAATCCTCTTATGGTTCAA CCTGTTCCATTTCCAGGAAGGTCTGTCCAAATGGGTACATTATTTTCTAGTCTTGGTTCGCAAGGATCTGTTCTACATCCGAGAGATGTTGATATCCATGTCCGCACAA gTGGGTCCGTGCCTGGAGCCAACCCAAGTGAGTCGGCTGGTGCACAAGCACATCAAAATGTGAATAGGCCAGGAGATGCTTCACATGCAAATATTGGTGAAGCATTTTCAGGGGTTGCAGGTGTCACTCCTTTTTCAGTTGAGTCTGGAGTTAGACTATTGCCACTTAGAACAGTGGTTGCCATGCCTGCTGGCATCAGTCGTGCTCCATCAGGGTCATCTAGTGGAGGTGTTGGTATTATCTATCCATTTCTCACTAGAGTTCGACAAAGGGCAAACACTAATGGTAATGATGAACGAAATGGTCAATCTCAAAATGAACCTGCTCGTAGTAGCACCCATCCTAATCAGCAATCAATTCCtcagacatctcaaactcatgaAGCAG GTAATCTGGGATCTCCAGTTGATGTCAATGTTGGAGATGGCTCTGAGACCTCACCTGGGAATGGTCTGGTCACACTCTCTCAGATAATGGACTTTCTTGGATCAATGCTCCCTGGCGAAAATGTTCGAGGAAATACCTCAAGCCAGCAATCACCATTGGCTTCCACCGAGCAGGGAGAGGGTAGAAATCTTGCAACACCACAAGTGTCAGGAGCCAGTGAGGAGGCCCTACGCTTTGCTAGCATGGTCAGACAAATTATGCCATTTATCTCCCAAGTTGAAACACAGAATCTAAATGCCCCACCAGACAGCAGCAGCACACCTGCACAG GCTGCATCTGGGAGCTCAGACAGAGCTAGGGATGTCCCAGATGATTCGAGTTCTCGTCAACATAACCGCGACCAAATTGATGAGCCTAATTCTAAAAGGCAAAG AACTAGCGACTGA